The sequence below is a genomic window from Rhodothermales bacterium.
GTCTCTAGTTTACACGCTCCTCACGTGATCCCCGTCGCCATGGCAACCGATACCGCTGCACCGATTCCTTTCGACGCGTCGCGCTGGCCGGCCGGGCAGCGCGAGGCCGTATCGGTCCTCCAGGCATGGCGCGCGTCCGTCGAGACGCATACCGCCCGTGCCCTGCGTGATTCCGCGGCCTGCGTCGCGGCGGAAGAGGCGCTGCTTCAGGGGCGGATTCCCGAGGGGATCGATGAGCGGGCCTACCTCGCCGCCAGGGCCGCCTGCGAGGCCCACGGGGTACCCGTCGAATGGCTGGCCCGGCAGGTGCGAGCCGCCTGGGCTTTCGGCGGACCGGCCGCGTTTCCGGACTGGGAGGCGCTGCAGGGTTTCGCCGACGACTGGGCCGGCTCCTACGGCGTCATCCTCGCGCGGCTGGCCGGGGCGACCGGGCGCTGGCAGGAGCCGTCGGCGCGTTCGCTCGCGACCGGTTTTTTTATCGTCGGCCGGCTGCTGACCTTGCCGGCGGATGCGGCGGCGGGGCGCATCTTCATCGCCGCGTCGGACCTCGAGAAAGGGGGTGTGTCGGTCGAGGCGCTCCGGGAGGGGCGGCCGGACGAAGCCCTGCGCCGCGTCCTCTGGAAACAGCTGATCCGGGCGCGGGACGCCTTCGCGCAGGGGCAGGAGCTGATCCGGGATCTGTCGCGGCCCTATCGCGGCGAACTGAAGCGCACCTGGCTCGGTGCGCTCGCCGTGCTCGATGAGGTGGAACGCCGCAAATTCGACCTCTGGACGCGCCCGATAACCCTCACCCCCATCCAGCGTTTCCAGCTGCGCATCCAGGCGATCATCGGGAAGGGCGCGTCCAGAAAGCGGTGAGCGCGGCCCCGGGTGTACGGGGGCCGACTGTAAATCAATCGTCAAGACGGAACGGACCGGCTTTTCGATCCCGATGCTTTCGTATCTTTGGCGCGCCTCCTTGCGGCACGGCCGCATCCCTCACGCTTTGTCCAGACAGCAAGTTACATGACCACCTATAAAGACGCCGGCGTCAACATCGATGAAGGCGAAGAGGCGGTGCGCCGCATGAAGCCCCTCGTGCGGGAGACCTTCATTCCGGGCGTACTCACGGATATCGGGAGCTTCGGAGCCTTTTTTCAGCCCGACTTCAGCGGCATGACCGAGCCCGTGCTCGTTTCGTCGGTGGACGGCGTCGGCACGAAGCTCAAGGTGGCGTTCATGACCGGCCGGCACGACACGGTCGGGCAGGACCTCGTCAACCACTGCGTGAACGACATCGCGGTCTGCGGCGCCAGGCCGCTGTATTTCCTGGACTACTTCTCGATCGGCCGGCTCTCGGCGGACGTCGCCGTCGATGTCGTGCGCGGGTTCGCGACGGCCTGCAAGGAGAACGGGTGCGCGCTGATCGGCGGCGAGACGGCCGAAATGCCCGATATCTACGATGCCGGCGAATACGACCTGGCCGGCATGATCGTCGGCGTTGTCGACAAGGCCCGGATCATCGACGGTGCGTCGATACAGGCCGGCGACGTGCTGATCGGCCTGCCGTCGACGGGGCTCCATACGAACGGTTATTCCCTGGCGCGCAAGGTCCTTTTCGGGCGCTTCGCGGTCGACGACCGGCCGGCGGAGCTGGGCGGGGCGTCGATCGGCGAGGCGCTGCTCGCCGTGCACCGGTCCTACCTCCAGGTCATCCAGCGCCTGCATGGCGAAGGCCTGCTCAAGGGGCTCGTTCACATCACCGGCGGCGGCATCCCCGGCAACTCCGCGCGCATCATGCCGGAA
It includes:
- a CDS encoding squalene/phytoene synthase family protein translates to MATDTAAPIPFDASRWPAGQREAVSVLQAWRASVETHTARALRDSAACVAAEEALLQGRIPEGIDERAYLAARAACEAHGVPVEWLARQVRAAWAFGGPAAFPDWEALQGFADDWAGSYGVILARLAGATGRWQEPSARSLATGFFIVGRLLTLPADAAAGRIFIAASDLEKGGVSVEALREGRPDEALRRVLWKQLIRARDAFAQGQELIRDLSRPYRGELKRTWLGALAVLDEVERRKFDLWTRPITLTPIQRFQLRIQAIIGKGASRKR
- the purM gene encoding phosphoribosylformylglycinamidine cyclo-ligase, with the protein product MTTYKDAGVNIDEGEEAVRRMKPLVRETFIPGVLTDIGSFGAFFQPDFSGMTEPVLVSSVDGVGTKLKVAFMTGRHDTVGQDLVNHCVNDIAVCGARPLYFLDYFSIGRLSADVAVDVVRGFATACKENGCALIGGETAEMPDIYDAGEYDLAGMIVGVVDKARIIDGASIQAGDVLIGLPSTGLHTNGYSLARKVLFGRFAVDDRPAELGGASIGEALLAVHRSYLQVIQRLHGEGLLKGLVHITGGGIPGNSARIMPEGRVIEVDYSAWRRPALFDLIQRLGNVPEDDMRRTFNLGIGLIAVVAPSDERAVVETLRALGESPVVIGGVR